Proteins found in one Arvicola amphibius chromosome 18, mArvAmp1.2, whole genome shotgun sequence genomic segment:
- the LOC119804065 gene encoding zinc finger protein 431-like isoform X1 yields MTYDDVHIDFTWEEWTLLDPSQKSLYKDVMLETYRNLTTVGYSWEDHNIEEHSQSSRRHERLEKSQTTEKTSVYTQCVKAFACDSHLHSHLQIHKRTCTGEKPYKCNQCGKVFAYSSTLKMHERSHNGEMPNKCNQCGKAFTCHSHLQIHKRIHTGEKPYECNQCIKAFASHSSLLKHERSHTGGNPYECNQCGKAFTCHSSLRVHERSHTGEKPYKCNQCGKAFAQHSHLQVHKRTHTGEKPYECNQCGKAFTWSSSLQVHKRAHTGEKPYECNQCGKGFACLSSLRVHERSHTEEKPYKCNQCGKAFVFHSHLQVHKRTHTGEKPYECNQCGKAFSCLSNLQVHERSHTGEKPYECNQCGKAFSQHSHLQVHKRAHTGEKPYECNQCGKAFACHSSLQKHKRTHTGEKPYECNQCGKAFAWSSNLQVHKRAHTGGKPYVCNQCGKAFAWSSNLQVHKRAHTGGKPYVCNQCGKAFAYNSSLQMHERSHTGEKPYEYNQCGKAFSQHSHL; encoded by the exons AtgacctatgatgatgtgcataTCGACTTCACTTGGGAAGAATGGActttgctggatccttcccagaagagtctctacaaagatgtgatgctggagacctacagaAACCTCACTACTGTAG GATACAGTTGGGAAGACCATAATATTGAAGAACATTCtcaaagttctagaagacatgaaag GCTTGAAAAAAgtcaaactacagagaaaacttcTGTATATACTCAATGtgttaaagcctttgcatgtgaCAGTCATCTACACAG TCATCTTCAGATACATAAAAGAACAtgcactggagagaaaccctataaatgtaatcaatgtggtaaggTCTTTGCATATTCCAGTACTCTTAAAATGCATGAGAGGAGCCATAATGGAGAGATGCCcaataaatgtaatcagtgtggtaaagcctttacatGTCACAGTCatctacaaatacataaaagaatacatactggagagaagccctatgaatgtaatcagtgtatTAAAGCCTTTGCAAGTCACAGTAGTCTCCTAAAACAtgaaagaagccatactggagggaatccctatgaatgtaatcagtgtggtaaagcctttacatGTCACAGTAGTCTCCGAGTACAtgaaagaagccatactggagagaagccctataaatgtaatcagtgtggtaaagcctttgcacaacATAGTCATCTACAAgttcataaaagaacacatactggagagaaaccttatgaatgtaatcagtgtggcaAAGCCTTTACATGGAGTAGTAGTCTACAAGTTCATAAAAGagcacatactggagagaagccctatgaatgtaatcagtgtggaaaAGGCTTTGCATGTCTCAGTAGTCTCCGAGTACATGAAAGAAGCCATACTGAGGAGaagccctataaatgtaatcagtgtggaaaAGCCTTTGTATTTCACAGTCATCTAcaagtacataaaagaacacatactggagagaagccctatgaatgtaatcagtgtggaaaAGCCTTTTCATGTCTCAGTAATCTCCAAGTACAtgaaagaagccatactggagagaagccctatgaatgtaatcagtgtggtaaagccttttcacAACATAGTCATCTACAAGTTCATAAAAGagcacatactggagagaagccctatgaatgtaatcagtgtggtaaagcctttgcatgtcacagtagtctccaaaaacataaaagaacccatactggagagaagccctatgaatgtaatcagtgtggtaaagcctttgcatggaGTAGTAATCTACAAGTACATAAAAGAGCACATACTGGAGGGAAGCCCTATGTATGTAATCAGTGTGGAAAAGCATTTGCATGGAGTAGTAATCTACAAGTACATAAAAGAGCACATACTGGAGGGAAGCCCTATGTATGTAATCAGTGTGGAAAAGCATTTGCATACAATAGTAGTCTTCAAAT GCAtgaaagaagccatactggagagaagccctatgaatataatcagtgtggtaaagccttttcacAACATAGTCATCTATAA
- the LOC119804065 gene encoding zinc finger protein 431-like isoform X2: MTYDDVHIDFTWEEWTLLDPSQKSLYKDVMLETYRNLTTVGYSWEDHNIEEHSQSSRRHERSHNGEMPNKCNQCGKAFTCHSHLQIHKRIHTGEKPYECNQCIKAFASHSSLLKHERSHTGGNPYECNQCGKAFTCHSSLRVHERSHTGEKPYKCNQCGKAFAQHSHLQVHKRTHTGEKPYECNQCGKAFTWSSSLQVHKRAHTGEKPYECNQCGKGFACLSSLRVHERSHTEEKPYKCNQCGKAFVFHSHLQVHKRTHTGEKPYECNQCGKAFSCLSNLQVHERSHTGEKPYECNQCGKAFSQHSHLQVHKRAHTGEKPYECNQCGKAFACHSSLQKHKRTHTGEKPYECNQCGKAFAWSSNLQVHKRAHTGGKPYVCNQCGKAFAWSSNLQVHKRAHTGGKPYVCNQCGKAFAYNSSLQMHERSHTGEKPYEYNQCGKAFSQHSHL; encoded by the exons AtgacctatgatgatgtgcataTCGACTTCACTTGGGAAGAATGGActttgctggatccttcccagaagagtctctacaaagatgtgatgctggagacctacagaAACCTCACTACTGTAG GATACAGTTGGGAAGACCATAATATTGAAGAACATTCtcaaagttctagaagacatgaaag GAGCCATAATGGAGAGATGCCcaataaatgtaatcagtgtggtaaagcctttacatGTCACAGTCatctacaaatacataaaagaatacatactggagagaagccctatgaatgtaatcagtgtatTAAAGCCTTTGCAAGTCACAGTAGTCTCCTAAAACAtgaaagaagccatactggagggaatccctatgaatgtaatcagtgtggtaaagcctttacatGTCACAGTAGTCTCCGAGTACAtgaaagaagccatactggagagaagccctataaatgtaatcagtgtggtaaagcctttgcacaacATAGTCATCTACAAgttcataaaagaacacatactggagagaaaccttatgaatgtaatcagtgtggcaAAGCCTTTACATGGAGTAGTAGTCTACAAGTTCATAAAAGagcacatactggagagaagccctatgaatgtaatcagtgtggaaaAGGCTTTGCATGTCTCAGTAGTCTCCGAGTACATGAAAGAAGCCATACTGAGGAGaagccctataaatgtaatcagtgtggaaaAGCCTTTGTATTTCACAGTCATCTAcaagtacataaaagaacacatactggagagaagccctatgaatgtaatcagtgtggaaaAGCCTTTTCATGTCTCAGTAATCTCCAAGTACAtgaaagaagccatactggagagaagccctatgaatgtaatcagtgtggtaaagccttttcacAACATAGTCATCTACAAGTTCATAAAAGagcacatactggagagaagccctatgaatgtaatcagtgtggtaaagcctttgcatgtcacagtagtctccaaaaacataaaagaacccatactggagagaagccctatgaatgtaatcagtgtggtaaagcctttgcatggaGTAGTAATCTACAAGTACATAAAAGAGCACATACTGGAGGGAAGCCCTATGTATGTAATCAGTGTGGAAAAGCATTTGCATGGAGTAGTAATCTACAAGTACATAAAAGAGCACATACTGGAGGGAAGCCCTATGTATGTAATCAGTGTGGAAAAGCATTTGCATACAATAGTAGTCTTCAAAT GCAtgaaagaagccatactggagagaagccctatgaatataatcagtgtggtaaagccttttcacAACATAGTCATCTATAA
- the LOC119804065 gene encoding zinc finger protein 431-like isoform X3, giving the protein MTYDDVHIDFTWEEWTLLDPSQKSLYKDVMLETYRNLTTVGYSWEDHNIEEHSQSSRRHERSHNGEMPNKCNQCGKAFTCHSHLQIHKRIHTGEKPYECNQCIKAFASHSSLLKHERSHTGGNPYECNQCGKAFTCHSSLRVHERSHTGEKPYKCNQCGKAFAQHSHLQVHKRTHTGEKPYECNQCGKAFTWSSSLQVHKRAHTGEKPYECNQCGKGFACLSSLRVHERSHTEEKPYKCNQCGKAFVFHSHLQVHKRTHTGEKPYECNQCGKAFSCLSNLQVHERSHTGEKPYECNQCGKAFSQHSHLQVHKRAHTGEKPYECNQCGKAFACHSSLQKHKRTHTGEKPYECNQCGKAFAWSSNLQVHKRAHTGGKPYVCNQCGKAFAWSSNLQVHKRAHTGGKPYVCNQCGKAFAYNSSLQMHERSHRREAL; this is encoded by the exons AtgacctatgatgatgtgcataTCGACTTCACTTGGGAAGAATGGActttgctggatccttcccagaagagtctctacaaagatgtgatgctggagacctacagaAACCTCACTACTGTAG GATACAGTTGGGAAGACCATAATATTGAAGAACATTCtcaaagttctagaagacatgaaag GAGCCATAATGGAGAGATGCCcaataaatgtaatcagtgtggtaaagcctttacatGTCACAGTCatctacaaatacataaaagaatacatactggagagaagccctatgaatgtaatcagtgtatTAAAGCCTTTGCAAGTCACAGTAGTCTCCTAAAACAtgaaagaagccatactggagggaatccctatgaatgtaatcagtgtggtaaagcctttacatGTCACAGTAGTCTCCGAGTACAtgaaagaagccatactggagagaagccctataaatgtaatcagtgtggtaaagcctttgcacaacATAGTCATCTACAAgttcataaaagaacacatactggagagaaaccttatgaatgtaatcagtgtggcaAAGCCTTTACATGGAGTAGTAGTCTACAAGTTCATAAAAGagcacatactggagagaagccctatgaatgtaatcagtgtggaaaAGGCTTTGCATGTCTCAGTAGTCTCCGAGTACATGAAAGAAGCCATACTGAGGAGaagccctataaatgtaatcagtgtggaaaAGCCTTTGTATTTCACAGTCATCTAcaagtacataaaagaacacatactggagagaagccctatgaatgtaatcagtgtggaaaAGCCTTTTCATGTCTCAGTAATCTCCAAGTACAtgaaagaagccatactggagagaagccctatgaatgtaatcagtgtggtaaagccttttcacAACATAGTCATCTACAAGTTCATAAAAGagcacatactggagagaagccctatgaatgtaatcagtgtggtaaagcctttgcatgtcacagtagtctccaaaaacataaaagaacccatactggagagaagccctatgaatgtaatcagtgtggtaaagcctttgcatggaGTAGTAATCTACAAGTACATAAAAGAGCACATACTGGAGGGAAGCCCTATGTATGTAATCAGTGTGGAAAAGCATTTGCATGGAGTAGTAATCTACAAGTACATAAAAGAGCACATACTGGAGGGAAGCCCTATGTATGTAATCAGTGTGGAAAAGCATTTGCATACAATAGTAGTCTTCAAATGCATGAAAGAAGCCacaggagagaagccctatga